A single genomic interval of Solimonas sp. K1W22B-7 harbors:
- the cmk gene encoding (d)CMP kinase — translation MPSLISPDSPAPVITVDGPSGVGKGLVTRWLSQRLGGWHRLDSGALYRILALAAERAGVPDSDGSAVAALVPDLHIEFAGDTEHDEAILVHGENWADAVRAETSGALASRIATLPEVRAALLQLQKDFRRPPGLIADGRDMGTVVFPDAPLKIFMDASADERAARRYKQLSDKGIPATLDGLCVEIRARDARDRNRPIAPLKPAEGAEVVDTTGLSPAEVIGKVESLLRRYGF, via the coding sequence ATGCCGTCCCTGATTTCCCCAGACTCCCCGGCGCCGGTCATCACCGTCGATGGTCCCAGCGGCGTCGGCAAGGGCCTGGTGACGCGCTGGCTGAGCCAGCGCCTGGGCGGCTGGCACCGCCTGGACAGCGGCGCCCTGTACCGCATCCTGGCGCTGGCCGCCGAGCGGGCAGGGGTGCCGGACAGCGACGGTTCCGCCGTGGCGGCCCTGGTGCCGGACCTGCACATTGAGTTTGCCGGCGACACCGAGCATGACGAGGCGATCCTGGTCCACGGCGAGAACTGGGCCGACGCGGTGCGCGCCGAGACCTCCGGCGCCCTGGCTTCGCGCATCGCGACCCTGCCCGAGGTGCGCGCGGCCCTGCTGCAGCTGCAGAAGGACTTCCGCCGTCCCCCGGGCCTGATCGCCGACGGCCGCGACATGGGTACCGTGGTATTTCCCGATGCCCCGCTCAAGATTTTCATGGATGCCAGCGCCGACGAGCGCGCGGCACGCCGCTACAAGCAGTTGAGCGATAAGGGAATACCCGCTACACTCGATGGTCTCTGCGTAGAGATCCGCGCCCGCGACGCGCGCGACCGCAACCGCCCCATCGCCCCGCTCAAGCCGGCCGAAGGGGCCGAAGTGGTTGATACAACGGGACTTTCCCCTGCCGAGGTCATCGGAAAAGTGGAAAGCCTGCTGCGTCGCTACGGGTTCTGA
- the aroA gene encoding 3-phosphoshikimate 1-carboxyvinyltransferase: protein MSHSPPFLDLAPIRAARGELRLPGSKSVSIRALLLAALSEGETVLTGLLDSDDTRVMREALKSCGVPLEDLGEAGWRVRGAARLPLREADIFVGNSGLSVRTLVAVLAFMEGRYRLSGVPRMHERPIGDLVDALRPLGARIGYQQLEGFPPLLIEPAQARAAQPVRVRGDASSQFLTGILQSAPLLAREHELVVEVEGELISKPYIELSIALMRRFGVEVQRSSTAAGTPRFTVASGARYRAPGTFAVEGDASSASYFLALGALAGGPVRVQGMGSASLQGDVRFAGVMAAMGAEVTQGEDWTEVRSPGLASGFRPKAIDADFNHIPDAAMTVAVVALFADGPSVLRNIGSWRVKETDRIAAMAAELAKLGAEVEAGPDFLRIVPPAALRPAAIDTYDDHRIAMSFSLAACGGVPVRINDPGCVAKTFPDYFSRLAALTTS, encoded by the coding sequence ATGAGTCATTCACCGCCCTTCCTCGATCTGGCGCCGATCCGCGCGGCGCGCGGCGAACTGCGCCTGCCCGGCTCCAAGAGCGTGTCGATCCGCGCGCTGCTGCTGGCCGCGCTGTCGGAAGGCGAAACGGTCCTGACGGGCCTGCTCGACTCCGACGACACCCGCGTGATGCGTGAAGCCCTGAAATCCTGCGGCGTGCCGCTGGAGGATCTCGGTGAGGCCGGCTGGCGCGTGCGGGGCGCGGCACGCCTGCCGCTGCGCGAGGCGGACATCTTCGTCGGCAACTCCGGCCTTTCGGTGCGCACGCTGGTGGCGGTGCTGGCCTTCATGGAGGGCCGCTATCGCCTTTCCGGCGTGCCGCGCATGCACGAGCGGCCGATCGGCGACCTGGTCGATGCCCTGCGCCCGCTCGGTGCCCGCATCGGCTACCAGCAGCTGGAGGGTTTCCCGCCGCTGCTGATCGAGCCGGCGCAGGCGCGTGCGGCGCAGCCGGTGCGGGTGCGCGGCGACGCCTCCAGCCAGTTCCTCACCGGCATCCTGCAGTCCGCGCCCTTGCTGGCGCGGGAGCATGAGCTGGTGGTGGAGGTGGAAGGCGAGCTGATCTCGAAGCCCTACATCGAGCTCAGCATCGCCCTGATGCGCCGCTTCGGCGTCGAGGTCCAGCGTTCGTCTACCGCTGCCGGTACACCGCGCTTCACGGTCGCTTCGGGCGCCCGCTACCGCGCGCCCGGCACGTTTGCCGTCGAGGGCGACGCTTCATCGGCCTCCTATTTCCTGGCGCTGGGCGCGCTGGCCGGTGGGCCGGTGCGCGTGCAGGGCATGGGCAGCGCCAGCCTGCAGGGCGATGTGCGCTTTGCCGGGGTGATGGCCGCGATGGGCGCCGAGGTGACGCAGGGTGAGGACTGGACCGAGGTGCGCTCGCCGGGACTGGCCTCCGGCTTCCGGCCGAAGGCCATCGACGCCGACTTCAACCACATTCCCGACGCGGCGATGACCGTGGCGGTGGTGGCGCTGTTCGCCGACGGCCCCAGCGTGCTGCGCAACATCGGCAGCTGGCGCGTGAAGGAGACCGACCGCATCGCCGCCATGGCGGCGGAGCTGGCCAAGCTCGGCGCCGAGGTCGAAGCCGGCCCCGACTTCCTGCGCATCGTGCCGCCCGCGGCGCTGCGCCCGGCGGCCATCGACACCTACGACGACCACCGCATCGCCATGAGCTTCTCGCTCGCCGCCTGCGGCGGCGTGCCCGTGCGCATCAACGATCCGGGCTGTGTCGCCAAGACCTTCCCGGACTATTTTTCGCGGCTTGCCGCGCTGACCACCTCCTGA
- a CDS encoding prephenate dehydrogenase: MSVQRLAIIGLGLIGGSFARAVLKAGVVHEVIGYDVDPARVAAAIELGVATHAADSLEAAVRDADVVLLSVPVLQTREVLSQLASWLRDDAILTDVGSTKVSVQEDVAAVFGVLPARFVGGHPVAGNEKSGVEASFAELFQGRRCILTPHEGQDPAALATVRALWEAAGSVVCEMSAEHHDEVLAATSHLPHVLAFALVDFLNTLDSRKEIFAYAAGGFRDFTRIASSSPKMWHDITRANRAAVLGALDGYLGELQKLRDAITDDDGPVILDIYTRARDARERYLELVERPAATKKS, from the coding sequence GTGAGCGTGCAGCGACTCGCCATCATCGGTCTGGGGCTCATCGGCGGCTCGTTCGCGCGGGCGGTGCTGAAGGCCGGGGTCGTGCACGAAGTGATCGGCTATGACGTCGATCCGGCGCGCGTGGCCGCTGCCATCGAACTCGGCGTGGCGACCCACGCGGCCGATTCCCTGGAAGCGGCCGTGCGCGACGCCGACGTGGTGCTGCTGTCGGTGCCCGTGCTGCAGACCCGCGAGGTGCTGTCGCAGCTGGCGTCCTGGCTGCGCGACGACGCGATCCTGACCGACGTCGGCAGCACCAAGGTGTCGGTGCAGGAAGACGTGGCGGCGGTGTTCGGCGTGCTGCCGGCGCGCTTCGTCGGCGGCCATCCGGTGGCCGGCAACGAGAAGAGCGGGGTGGAAGCCTCCTTTGCCGAGTTGTTCCAGGGGCGCCGCTGCATCCTGACGCCGCATGAAGGGCAGGACCCGGCGGCGCTGGCCACCGTGCGCGCCCTGTGGGAAGCGGCCGGCAGCGTGGTCTGCGAGATGAGCGCAGAGCACCACGACGAGGTGCTGGCCGCGACCAGCCACCTGCCGCACGTGCTGGCCTTCGCCCTGGTGGACTTCCTCAACACCCTGGACTCGCGCAAGGAAATCTTCGCCTACGCCGCCGGCGGCTTCCGCGACTTCACGCGCATCGCCTCCAGCAGCCCCAAGATGTGGCACGACATCACCCGCGCCAACCGTGCGGCGGTGCTGGGCGCGCTCGACGGCTACCTCGGCGAACTGCAGAAGCTGCGCGACGCCATCACCGACGACGACGGTCCGGTGATCCTCGACATCTATACCCGCGCCCGCGATGCCCGCGAGCGCTACCTGGAGCTGGTCGAAAGACCGGCCGCCACGAAGAAGTCATGA
- the hisC gene encoding histidinol-phosphate transaminase, which produces MTSPLLKNAATGVLSLEAYAPGMPIEELQRRLGISHAIKLASNENPLGPSPAVKAAIAEVLAHGNLALYPDGGGFRLKKAIGDFRGIAPECITLGNGSNDIIELLGRLFLGPGRASLFSQHAFAVYPIITQAQSARAVVVPARPADDAQPLGHDMQAFATALKANPDVSLVFIANPNNPTGTWLAPADIEAFLKQVPPQVMVALDLAYDEYMEPALRSPARAWLDQYPNLVLFHTFSKAYGLAGLRVGYSLSSPELADLLNRVRQPFNNNSLALLAAETALADQDHVARSVELNNRERTRLTAVLRGMGLSVLPSQANFIAVGFGRDAAPINQALMQRGVIVRPVASYQMPQFLRFSIGTEAENDRLVAALREILAS; this is translated from the coding sequence GTGACCTCACCCCTGCTGAAAAACGCCGCTACCGGCGTGCTGAGCCTGGAGGCCTACGCCCCGGGCATGCCGATCGAGGAGCTGCAGCGCCGCCTGGGCATCAGCCACGCGATCAAGCTGGCCTCCAACGAGAACCCGCTGGGCCCGAGCCCGGCGGTGAAGGCGGCGATCGCCGAGGTGCTGGCCCACGGCAACCTGGCGCTGTACCCGGACGGCGGCGGCTTCCGCCTGAAGAAGGCCATCGGCGACTTCCGCGGCATCGCCCCGGAATGCATCACCCTGGGCAACGGTTCCAACGACATCATCGAGCTGCTGGGACGCCTGTTCCTGGGCCCCGGCCGCGCCTCGCTGTTCTCGCAGCACGCCTTCGCGGTGTACCCGATCATCACGCAGGCGCAGAGTGCCCGCGCGGTGGTGGTGCCGGCGCGTCCGGCCGATGACGCGCAGCCGCTGGGGCATGACATGCAGGCCTTCGCCACCGCGCTGAAGGCCAACCCCGATGTGTCGCTGGTATTCATCGCCAATCCGAACAATCCCACCGGCACCTGGCTGGCGCCGGCGGATATCGAGGCTTTCCTGAAGCAGGTGCCGCCGCAGGTGATGGTGGCGCTGGACCTGGCCTACGACGAATACATGGAGCCGGCGCTGCGCAGCCCGGCGCGCGCCTGGCTCGACCAGTACCCCAACCTGGTGCTGTTCCACACCTTCTCCAAGGCCTACGGCCTGGCCGGCCTGCGCGTGGGCTACTCGCTGTCCAGCCCCGAACTGGCCGACCTGCTCAACCGCGTGCGCCAGCCCTTCAACAACAACAGCCTGGCCCTGCTGGCGGCGGAAACCGCGCTGGCCGACCAGGACCACGTGGCGCGCTCGGTGGAACTGAACAACCGCGAGCGCACGCGCCTGACCGCCGTGCTGCGCGGCATGGGCCTGAGCGTGCTGCCCTCGCAGGCCAACTTCATCGCCGTGGGCTTCGGCCGCGACGCCGCGCCGATCAACCAGGCGCTGATGCAGCGCGGCGTGATCGTGCGCCCGGTGGCGTCCTACCAGATGCCGCAGTTCCTGCGTTTCAGCATCGGCACCGAGGCGGAAAACGATCGCCTGGTGGCGGCGCTCAGGGAGATCCTCGCGTCGTGA
- the pheA gene encoding prephenate dehydratase — protein sequence MNNELAQARTRIDALDEQIQTLISQRARIAQDVAHIKEKMGDSTGNHYRPSREAEVLRRAMERNTGPLTDETVARLMREIMSACLSLESPLKIAYLGPEGTYTQAAVQKHFGDSITARPAAAIDEIFRDVETGNADYGVVPVENSLGGIVSHTLDELAQTTLRICGEVTLPIHHCLLSTETSIEGITHIYSHQQSFAQCRKWLDARLPKAEKDTVASNAQAVLIAREKGGAAIAGQQAAKLYGMNILASNIEDDPNNTTRFLIIGKHDPSPTGDDVTSVVLTAQRNMPGALFKLLQPFARENIDLTRIESRPVKGAAVHDYYFFIDFRGHALDPRIESVLAEVRAASAYFKILGSYPTAPF from the coding sequence ATGAACAACGAACTGGCCCAGGCCCGCACCCGGATCGACGCCCTGGACGAGCAGATCCAGACGCTGATCTCGCAGCGCGCCCGCATCGCCCAGGATGTCGCCCACATCAAGGAAAAGATGGGCGACAGCACCGGCAACCACTACCGCCCCTCGAGGGAGGCGGAGGTGCTGCGCCGCGCGATGGAGCGCAATACCGGCCCGCTGACCGACGAGACGGTGGCGCGGCTGATGCGCGAGATCATGTCGGCCTGCCTGTCGCTGGAATCGCCGCTGAAGATCGCCTACCTGGGGCCCGAGGGTACCTATACCCAGGCGGCGGTGCAGAAGCACTTCGGCGACAGCATCACGGCGCGCCCGGCGGCGGCGATCGACGAGATCTTCCGCGACGTGGAAACCGGCAATGCCGACTACGGCGTGGTGCCGGTGGAGAACTCCCTGGGCGGCATCGTCAGCCACACCCTGGACGAGCTGGCCCAGACCACGCTGCGCATCTGCGGCGAGGTGACGCTGCCGATCCACCACTGCCTGCTGTCCACCGAGACCTCGATCGAGGGCATCACGCACATCTACTCGCACCAGCAGTCCTTTGCGCAGTGCCGCAAGTGGCTGGATGCGCGCCTGCCCAAGGCCGAGAAGGACACCGTGGCCAGCAACGCCCAGGCGGTGCTGATCGCCCGCGAGAAGGGCGGGGCGGCCATCGCCGGCCAGCAGGCGGCCAAGCTCTACGGCATGAACATCCTGGCCTCGAACATCGAGGACGACCCCAACAACACCACGCGCTTCCTGATCATCGGCAAGCACGACCCGTCGCCCACCGGCGACGACGTCACCTCGGTGGTGCTGACCGCGCAGCGCAACATGCCCGGCGCGCTGTTCAAGCTGCTGCAGCCCTTCGCCCGCGAGAACATCGACCTGACGCGCATCGAATCGCGGCCGGTCAAGGGCGCGGCGGTGCACGACTACTACTTCTTCATCGACTTCCGCGGCCACGCACTGGATCCGCGCATCGAGTCGGTGCTGGCGGAAGTCCGCGCGGCCTCGGCCTATTTCAAGATCCTCGGTTCCTATCCCACCGCACCGTTCTAG
- a CDS encoding phosphoglycerate dehydrogenase: MFKIQTLNNISVLGLERLPRERYEVASELSSPDAVMVRSADMHKLDIPTSVKAIGRAGAGTNNIPVAALSKRGVVVFNAPGANANAVKELVLSGMLLAARNIPQALDFVKKLDGDDKAMHLAVEDGKKKFVGFELPGRTLGVIGLGAIGVKVANAALELGMTVYGYDPAMTVTNAWQLNSGVRQALSVDDLVSKSQFISVHVPLLDATRGLINADRLKLMPKKGVILNFAREAIVDEKAVIESLDAGGLHAYVCDFPSNALKGHPRVIATPHLGASTGEAEDNCAVMVADQLREFLELGNVRNSVNFPEAVMALLPGKTRLCIVNENVPNMVGQISTTLAKHNLNIADLLNKSRGDLAYTIVDVDSGCAQDVVQELQGIQGVLSVRCIPAR, translated from the coding sequence ATGTTCAAGATCCAGACCCTCAACAACATCTCCGTCCTCGGCCTCGAGCGCCTGCCGCGCGAGCGCTACGAAGTCGCCTCCGAGCTGTCCAGCCCGGACGCCGTGATGGTGCGCTCGGCCGACATGCACAAGCTCGATATCCCGACCAGCGTGAAGGCCATCGGCCGCGCCGGCGCCGGTACCAACAACATCCCGGTCGCGGCCCTGTCCAAGCGCGGCGTGGTGGTGTTCAACGCCCCGGGCGCCAACGCCAACGCGGTCAAGGAACTGGTGCTGTCCGGCATGCTGCTGGCGGCGCGCAACATCCCGCAGGCCCTGGACTTCGTGAAGAAGCTCGACGGCGACGACAAGGCCATGCACCTGGCGGTCGAGGACGGCAAGAAGAAGTTCGTCGGTTTCGAGCTGCCGGGCCGCACCCTGGGCGTGATCGGCCTGGGTGCCATCGGCGTCAAGGTGGCCAACGCCGCCCTGGAACTGGGCATGACGGTCTACGGCTATGACCCGGCGATGACGGTGACCAACGCCTGGCAGCTGAACTCCGGCGTGCGCCAGGCCCTGTCGGTGGACGACCTGGTGTCCAAGAGCCAGTTCATCTCGGTGCACGTGCCGCTGCTGGACGCCACCCGCGGCCTGATCAATGCCGACCGCCTCAAGCTGATGCCCAAGAAGGGCGTCATCCTGAACTTCGCTCGCGAGGCCATCGTCGACGAGAAGGCCGTGATCGAGTCGCTGGACGCCGGCGGCCTGCACGCCTATGTCTGCGACTTCCCGAGCAATGCCCTCAAGGGCCACCCCCGCGTGATCGCGACCCCGCACCTGGGCGCCAGCACCGGCGAGGCCGAGGACAACTGCGCCGTAATGGTTGCCGACCAGCTGCGCGAGTTCCTGGAACTGGGCAACGTGCGCAACTCGGTCAACTTCCCCGAGGCGGTGATGGCCCTGCTGCCGGGCAAGACCCGCCTGTGCATCGTCAACGAGAACGTGCCGAACATGGTCGGCCAGATTTCCACGACCCTGGCCAAGCACAACCTGAACATCGCCGACCTGCTCAACAAGTCGCGCGGCGATCTGGCCTACACCATCGTGGACGTGGACTCCGGCTGCGCCCAGGACGTGGTGCAGGAACTCCAGGGCATCCAGGGCGTGCTGTCGGTGCGCTGCATCCCGGCCCGCTAA
- the serC gene encoding 3-phosphoserine/phosphohydroxythreonine transaminase, whose protein sequence is MKRIVNFSAGPATLPLAVLEQVQAEMLDWHGSGMSVMEMSHRDKEFMSIAQDAEKDLREIAGIPANYKVLFLQGGATGQFTFLPMNLLRGKAGFDYVLTGDWGKKAAKEAGKYGKVNIAASSEGDKFTSIPDVKNWKLDPNAAYVHITPNETIHGVEFHQEPETNGVPLVADMSSNILSREIDIGKYGLIYAGAQKNIGPSGITIVIVREDLIGQAMATTPGIFDYKQMADNESMLNTPPCFAWYVSGLVFKWIKDNGGLAGIGERNARKAGALYDYIDSQDFYSNPVAKANRSRMNVPFVLANAELDAEFLKGAKAASLSGLKGHRSVGGMRASLYNAMTQDGVNALIEYMKEFARTRG, encoded by the coding sequence ATGAAAAGAATCGTGAATTTCAGCGCCGGCCCCGCGACCCTCCCGCTGGCCGTACTCGAGCAGGTGCAGGCCGAAATGCTGGACTGGCACGGCTCGGGCATGTCGGTGATGGAAATGTCGCATCGCGACAAGGAATTCATGAGCATCGCCCAGGACGCCGAGAAGGACCTGCGCGAGATCGCGGGTATCCCGGCCAACTACAAGGTGCTGTTCCTGCAGGGCGGCGCCACCGGCCAGTTCACCTTCCTGCCGATGAACCTGCTGCGCGGCAAGGCCGGCTTCGACTACGTGCTGACCGGCGACTGGGGCAAGAAGGCCGCCAAGGAAGCGGGCAAGTACGGCAAGGTCAACATCGCCGCCAGCAGCGAGGGCGACAAGTTCACCAGCATCCCGGACGTGAAGAACTGGAAGCTGGATCCGAACGCGGCCTACGTGCACATCACGCCCAACGAGACCATCCACGGCGTCGAGTTCCACCAGGAGCCCGAGACCAACGGCGTGCCGCTGGTGGCCGACATGTCGTCGAACATCCTGTCGCGCGAAATCGACATCGGCAAGTACGGCCTGATCTACGCCGGCGCACAGAAGAACATCGGCCCCTCGGGCATCACGATCGTGATCGTGCGCGAGGACCTGATCGGCCAGGCCATGGCGACCACGCCGGGCATCTTCGATTACAAGCAGATGGCCGACAACGAGTCGATGCTGAACACCCCGCCGTGCTTCGCCTGGTACGTGTCGGGCCTGGTGTTCAAGTGGATCAAGGACAACGGTGGCCTGGCGGGCATCGGTGAGCGCAACGCCCGCAAGGCCGGAGCGCTGTACGACTACATCGACAGCCAGGACTTCTACAGCAACCCGGTGGCCAAGGCCAACCGCTCGCGCATGAACGTGCCGTTCGTGCTGGCCAATGCCGAGCTGGACGCGGAGTTCCTCAAGGGCGCCAAGGCCGCCAGCCTGTCGGGCTTGAAGGGTCACCGCTCGGTGGGCGGCATGCGCGCCAGCCTGTACAACGCGATGACGCAGGACGGCGTGAACGCGCTGATCGAATACATGAAGGAATTCGCCCGTACGCGCGGCTGA
- a CDS encoding PIN domain-containing protein, with the protein MKYLLDANVIAGAVKGRLPVVLKLSKLKPSDIAVAAISRMEAEAALRAQPRAQARYAKLLKEFFANVKVIAFDVAETQQAVTLAAYAQQMDEKIGAYDLLVAATALSHQLVLVTDRPQAFAAVPNLDVEKWA; encoded by the coding sequence GTGAAGTACCTGCTGGACGCCAACGTGATCGCCGGAGCGGTCAAGGGCCGCCTGCCGGTGGTGCTGAAGCTGTCCAAGCTCAAGCCCAGCGACATCGCGGTGGCGGCGATCAGCCGGATGGAAGCCGAGGCGGCGCTGCGGGCGCAGCCGCGGGCGCAGGCGCGCTACGCCAAGCTGCTGAAGGAGTTCTTTGCCAACGTGAAGGTCATTGCCTTCGACGTGGCGGAGACCCAGCAGGCGGTGACGCTGGCGGCCTACGCGCAGCAGATGGACGAGAAGATCGGCGCCTACGACCTGCTGGTCGCGGCGACGGCGCTGTCGCACCAACTGGTGCTGGTGACGGACCGGCCGCAGGCGTTCGCGGCGGTGCCGAACCTTGATGTAGAGAAATGGGCTTGA
- a CDS encoding ribbon-helix-helix protein, CopG family, with product MNFSVHFDEATIERLNKAVERAGVTRNRLISMAVQEWLARNEEKDWPESLLAHFRNPAPELAQDTLDFQAWREHLGGPAETRW from the coding sequence ATGAATTTCAGCGTCCATTTCGACGAAGCCACCATCGAACGCCTGAACAAGGCGGTCGAGCGGGCGGGGGTCACGCGCAACCGCCTGATTTCCATGGCGGTGCAGGAATGGCTGGCGCGGAACGAGGAAAAGGACTGGCCGGAGTCGCTATTGGCGCACTTCCGCAACCCGGCCCCGGAACTGGCCCAGGACACCCTGGATTTCCAGGCCTGGCGCGAGCATCTTGGCGGCCCGGCGGAAACTCGCTGGTGA
- the ybaL gene encoding YbaL family putative K(+) efflux transporter, with translation MPHHTPLIATIVMGLVLAFIFGALAHRLRLPPLAGYLLAGIVVGPFTPGFVADPALAPELAEIGVILLMFGVGLHFSLADLMAVKRIAIPGAIAQMAVATLLGMALAWAVDWPMAQGFVFGLALSVASTVVLLRALEERRQIETNRGRIAVGWLIVEDLAMVLALVLLPALAGAMGGRVPDAVPGSNPSVFAAILLTLAKVAAFVAFMLIVGRRLIPGILHMIARTGSKELFRLAVLAVALGVAFGSAQLFGVSFALGAFFAGMVLSESELSSEAAQETLPLRDAFAVLFFVSVGMLFNPSILVTQPWLVLAAFLIIVLGKSLAAMVIVLAFKYPRGTALTIAASLAQIGEFSFILATLGVDLGLLTETARDVILAAAIFSIIANPFFFIISDRLERRWGQVRAVGAYTPVISDHVVVVGYGRVGSAVVETLQQQGTPFLVIEEQDERVQRLRERGIPVLVGNAAQPATLRAAQLTKARTLILAVPNAFEAGQVIQQAREVQPELRIFARAHSDAEVDYLRKRGASFIVMGEREIARSMVEQLAVPA, from the coding sequence TTGCCGCATCACACGCCCCTGATCGCGACCATTGTCATGGGCCTGGTGCTGGCCTTCATCTTCGGCGCGCTGGCCCACCGCCTGCGCCTGCCGCCGCTGGCAGGCTATCTGCTCGCCGGCATCGTCGTCGGTCCCTTCACCCCCGGCTTCGTCGCCGACCCCGCGCTGGCCCCGGAGCTGGCCGAGATCGGCGTGATCCTGCTGATGTTCGGGGTGGGCCTGCATTTCTCGCTGGCCGACCTGATGGCGGTGAAGCGCATCGCCATCCCCGGCGCCATCGCGCAGATGGCGGTGGCCACGCTGCTGGGCATGGCGCTGGCCTGGGCGGTGGACTGGCCGATGGCACAGGGCTTCGTCTTCGGTCTGGCGTTGTCGGTGGCCAGTACCGTGGTGCTGCTGCGCGCCCTGGAAGAGCGGCGACAGATCGAGACCAATCGCGGGCGCATCGCCGTGGGCTGGCTGATCGTCGAGGACCTGGCGATGGTGCTGGCCCTGGTGCTGCTGCCGGCCCTGGCCGGCGCCATGGGCGGGCGCGTACCGGACGCCGTGCCGGGCAGCAACCCCAGTGTGTTCGCCGCGATCCTGCTGACCCTGGCCAAGGTTGCCGCCTTCGTCGCCTTCATGCTGATCGTCGGGCGGCGCCTGATCCCCGGCATCCTGCACATGATCGCCCGCACCGGTTCCAAGGAGCTGTTCCGCCTCGCCGTGCTGGCGGTGGCGCTGGGCGTGGCCTTCGGCTCGGCGCAGCTGTTCGGCGTGTCCTTCGCCCTGGGTGCGTTCTTCGCCGGCATGGTGCTGAGCGAGTCCGAGCTGAGTTCGGAGGCGGCGCAGGAGACGCTGCCGCTGCGCGATGCCTTCGCCGTGCTGTTCTTCGTCTCGGTGGGCATGCTGTTCAACCCCTCGATCCTGGTGACGCAGCCCTGGCTGGTGCTGGCGGCCTTCCTGATCATCGTGCTGGGCAAGTCGCTGGCGGCGATGGTGATCGTGCTGGCGTTCAAGTACCCGCGCGGCACCGCACTGACCATCGCCGCCAGCCTGGCGCAGATCGGCGAGTTCTCCTTCATCCTGGCGACCCTGGGCGTGGACCTGGGCCTGCTGACCGAGACCGCGCGCGACGTGATCCTGGCCGCCGCGATCTTCTCGATCATCGCCAACCCCTTCTTCTTCATCATCTCGGATCGCCTGGAGCGGCGCTGGGGCCAGGTGCGGGCCGTGGGCGCCTACACCCCGGTCATTTCCGATCACGTCGTGGTGGTGGGCTACGGCCGCGTCGGCAGCGCCGTGGTCGAGACCCTGCAGCAGCAGGGCACGCCGTTCCTGGTGATCGAGGAGCAGGACGAGCGCGTGCAGCGCCTGCGCGAGCGGGGCATCCCGGTGCTGGTCGGCAATGCCGCCCAGCCCGCCACCCTGCGCGCCGCCCAGCTGACCAAGGCCCGCACCCTGATCCTGGCCGTGCCCAATGCCTTCGAGGCCGGGCAGGTGATCCAGCAGGCCAGGGAAGTGCAGCCCGAGCTGCGCATCTTCGCCCGCGCCCATTCCGACGCCGAAGTCGACTACCTGCGCAAGCGCGGCGCCAGCTTCATCGTCATGGGCGAACGCGAGATCGCGCGCAGCATGGTGGAGCAGCTCGCCGTGCCGGCCTGA